One segment of Comamonas thiooxydans DNA contains the following:
- a CDS encoding sigma-E factor negative regulatory protein, translating into MNDDLIKQEQLSALVDGEASSFQMQAVLSYAESDEGQQSWAMYHLIGDVLRSPELAHHSQHDILSGVRAHMEREPIRGIHLPGVTADAASSLSVGGLEQITAAEERGQALGNGATLVSLPARQAANASVFRWKMAAGFASVAAVAAVGWGVMIAGSGGLYGRQGGVQLAALSPNVVVAAAPAASLGLSQPGSGGEETAMPLGSEAQSSTVVAVAGPNGQTVMLRDPRLDELLASHPQQSSAPNLQMPASFLRNASFATATRH; encoded by the coding sequence ATGAATGACGATCTGATCAAGCAGGAACAGTTGTCGGCACTGGTGGATGGCGAGGCTTCCTCGTTCCAGATGCAGGCCGTGCTCTCCTATGCGGAAAGCGACGAAGGCCAGCAGTCCTGGGCCATGTACCACCTGATTGGCGATGTGCTGCGTTCTCCCGAGTTGGCACATCACAGTCAGCACGATATTTTGAGCGGTGTGCGCGCGCATATGGAGCGCGAGCCGATCCGCGGCATTCATCTGCCCGGTGTGACCGCGGATGCGGCCAGTTCACTGAGTGTGGGCGGTCTGGAGCAGATCACAGCTGCCGAGGAGCGTGGGCAGGCGCTGGGCAATGGCGCAACCCTGGTCAGCCTGCCTGCCCGCCAGGCAGCCAATGCATCGGTCTTCCGCTGGAAGATGGCAGCCGGCTTTGCCTCGGTTGCTGCCGTGGCCGCCGTTGGTTGGGGGGTCATGATTGCGGGCTCGGGGGGACTGTACGGTCGCCAGGGGGGGGTGCAGCTCGCTGCTCTCAGCCCGAATGTCGTAGTGGCCGCTGCGCCCGCCGCATCGCTGGGCTTGAGTCAGCCCGGTTCGGGTGGTGAAGAGACCGCCATGCCCTTGGGTTCGGAAGCCCAGTCCTCCACCGTGGTGGCCGTTGCTGGTCCCAACGGCCAGACCGTGATGCTGCGTGATCCGCGTCTGGACGAACTGCTGGCTTCTCACCCTCAGCAAAGCAGCGCGCCCAATCTGCAGATGCCTGCCAGCTTTTTGCGCAATGCAAGCTTTGCCACGGCGACCCGCCATTGA
- a CDS encoding DegQ family serine endoprotease, whose translation MRTPARMTLKSRVSATALASAMAVAALAAGAMLPVTAAHAQSAATARGLPDFTDLVDQVGPSVVNIRTLEKVSNNSAEALGMDEDMLEFFRRFGLPVPNVPRQRTPKGGQSEEEQPRGVGSGFVLTADGYVMTNAHVVDGADEVIVTLTDKREFKAKIVGADKRTDVAVVKIDAKGLPAVKIGDVSKLRVGEWVMAIGSPFGLENSVTAGIVSAKQRDTGDYLPFIQTDVAINPGNSGGPLINMRGEVVGINSQIYSRSGGFMGISFAIPVDEAIRVSDQLRATGKVTRGRIGVQIGPVTKDVAESIGLGKPEGALVSAVEPDSPAAKAGVEPGDVITKFDGKAIEKVSDLPRLVGNTKPGTKSTITVLRRGKLKELSMVIAEVPSDESAKAKAKAGSGGTGKTSPAGTLENKALGLTLSELTAAQKKELAIKGGVRVSAAVDAAARAGLREGDVILQLANVEVSDLKSFEAAWAKADKSKPVNVLVRRGDWAQYVLIRPAK comes from the coding sequence ATGCGCACACCCGCCCGGATGACGCTCAAGTCCCGTGTTTCGGCTACAGCCCTGGCCAGCGCCATGGCGGTCGCGGCCCTGGCCGCAGGAGCCATGCTGCCGGTCACCGCCGCTCATGCCCAAAGTGCAGCAACGGCGCGCGGCCTGCCGGACTTCACGGATCTGGTCGATCAGGTCGGCCCTTCGGTGGTCAACATCCGTACGCTGGAGAAGGTCTCCAACAACAGCGCCGAAGCTCTGGGCATGGATGAAGACATGCTGGAGTTCTTCCGCCGCTTCGGCCTGCCCGTGCCCAATGTGCCGCGTCAGCGCACGCCCAAGGGCGGTCAGTCCGAGGAAGAGCAGCCGCGTGGCGTGGGTTCGGGCTTCGTCCTCACCGCCGATGGCTATGTGATGACCAATGCCCATGTGGTCGATGGCGCCGACGAGGTCATCGTCACGCTGACCGACAAACGCGAGTTCAAGGCAAAAATAGTCGGTGCGGACAAGCGCACCGATGTGGCCGTGGTCAAGATCGATGCCAAAGGCCTTCCCGCAGTCAAGATAGGCGATGTGAGCAAGCTGCGCGTGGGCGAGTGGGTCATGGCGATTGGCTCGCCCTTCGGACTCGAAAACTCGGTGACGGCCGGCATTGTCTCGGCCAAGCAGCGCGATACCGGCGACTATCTGCCCTTCATCCAGACCGATGTGGCCATCAACCCCGGCAACTCGGGTGGCCCGCTGATCAATATGCGTGGCGAGGTGGTGGGGATCAACAGCCAGATCTACTCGCGCTCGGGCGGCTTCATGGGCATCAGCTTTGCAATTCCCGTGGATGAAGCGATCCGTGTCAGCGATCAGTTGCGTGCCACCGGCAAGGTCACGCGCGGCCGTATCGGCGTGCAGATCGGCCCCGTGACCAAGGATGTGGCCGAGTCCATCGGCCTTGGCAAGCCCGAGGGCGCACTGGTGTCGGCTGTCGAGCCGGACTCTCCTGCGGCCAAGGCCGGTGTGGAGCCGGGCGACGTTATCACCAAGTTCGATGGCAAGGCCATCGAGAAGGTCTCCGATCTGCCGCGTCTCGTGGGCAATACCAAGCCCGGCACCAAGAGCACCATCACCGTGCTGCGCCGCGGCAAGCTCAAGGAGCTGAGCATGGTGATTGCCGAAGTGCCTTCCGACGAATCTGCCAAGGCCAAGGCCAAGGCCGGCAGCGGTGGGACAGGCAAGACTTCTCCCGCCGGCACGCTGGAGAACAAGGCTCTGGGCCTGACGCTGAGCGAGCTGACGGCTGCGCAGAAGAAGGAGCTGGCCATCAAGGGCGGCGTGCGCGTGTCGGCTGCGGTGGATGCTGCGGCCCGTGCCGGCCTGCGTGAAGGCGACGTGATTCTGCAATTGGCGAATGTGGAAGTCTCCGATCTTAAGAGCTTCGAGGCCGCATGGGCCAAGGCCGACAAGTCCAAGCCCGTCAATGTACTGGTGCGCCGTGGTGACTGGGCGCAGTATGTGCTGATTCGCCCTGCCAAATAA
- the lepA gene encoding translation elongation factor 4, with amino-acid sequence MNHIRNFSIIAHIDHGKSTLADRLIQRCGGLADRDMEAQVLDSMDIEKERGITIKAQTAALQYKAKDGQVYNLNLIDTPGHVDFSYEVSRSLSACEGGLLVVDASQGVEAQTVANCYTALDLGVEVFAVLNKMDLPQADPENAKAEIEDVIGIDASDAIPCSAKTGMGIDEILEAIVAKVPAPKGNPDGPLRAMIVDSWFDPYVGVVMLVRVVDGELKKNERFKMMASGAAYEANNIGVFTPANQPRDMLRAGEVGYIIAGIKELKAAKVGDTITLEKKLPNNLGPADKPLPGFKEVKPQVFAGLYPTEASEYDQLRDALEKLQLNDAALQFEPEVSQALGFGFRCGFLGLLHMEIVQERLEREFDQDLITTAPSVVYQVIKGDGELIDVENPSKMPDIGRIQEIREPIVTVHLYMPQDYVGPVMTLANQKRGVQMNMQYHGRQVMLTYEMPLGEIVLDFFDKLKSVSRGYASMDYEFKEYRASDVVKVDILLNGEKVDALSIIVHRSQSVYRGRAVVAKMREIISRQMFDVAIQAAIGANIIARETVKAMRKNVLAKCYGGDITRKRKLLEKQKAGKKRMKQIGSVEVPQEAFLAILQVED; translated from the coding sequence ATGAATCACATCCGTAATTTCTCCATCATTGCGCACATTGACCATGGCAAGTCCACTCTGGCGGACCGCCTGATCCAGCGCTGCGGAGGCCTTGCCGACCGCGATATGGAAGCCCAGGTGCTGGACTCGATGGACATCGAGAAAGAGCGCGGCATCACCATCAAGGCCCAGACCGCGGCCCTGCAATACAAGGCCAAGGACGGCCAGGTCTACAACCTGAACCTGATCGACACCCCCGGTCACGTGGACTTCTCCTACGAAGTCTCGCGCTCGCTGTCGGCCTGCGAAGGCGGTCTGCTGGTGGTCGATGCCTCCCAGGGCGTGGAAGCCCAGACCGTGGCCAACTGCTACACCGCGCTTGATCTGGGCGTGGAGGTATTCGCCGTCCTCAACAAGATGGACCTGCCCCAGGCCGATCCCGAGAACGCCAAGGCCGAGATCGAGGACGTGATCGGTATCGATGCCAGCGATGCCATTCCCTGCTCGGCCAAGACCGGCATGGGCATCGACGAGATCCTGGAAGCTATCGTGGCCAAGGTGCCGGCTCCCAAGGGCAATCCCGATGGCCCTCTGCGTGCCATGATCGTGGACAGCTGGTTCGACCCCTATGTGGGCGTCGTGATGCTGGTGCGCGTGGTCGATGGTGAGCTCAAGAAGAATGAGCGCTTCAAGATGATGGCCAGCGGAGCTGCCTACGAAGCCAATAACATCGGCGTGTTCACCCCGGCCAACCAGCCACGCGACATGCTCAGGGCCGGCGAGGTGGGTTACATCATTGCCGGCATCAAGGAGCTGAAGGCAGCCAAGGTCGGCGACACCATCACGCTGGAAAAAAAGCTGCCCAACAACCTGGGTCCTGCCGACAAGCCTCTGCCGGGCTTCAAGGAAGTCAAGCCCCAGGTTTTCGCGGGCCTGTACCCCACCGAAGCCTCTGAATACGACCAGTTGCGTGATGCGCTGGAAAAGCTGCAGCTCAACGATGCGGCGCTGCAGTTCGAGCCCGAAGTCTCGCAGGCTCTGGGCTTTGGCTTCCGCTGCGGCTTCCTGGGCCTGTTGCACATGGAAATCGTGCAGGAGCGACTGGAGCGTGAGTTCGACCAGGATCTGATCACCACGGCACCCAGCGTGGTCTACCAGGTGATCAAGGGCGACGGCGAGCTGATCGACGTGGAGAACCCCTCCAAGATGCCCGATATCGGCCGCATCCAGGAAATCCGCGAGCCCATCGTGACCGTGCATCTCTATATGCCGCAAGACTATGTGGGTCCGGTGATGACGCTGGCCAACCAGAAGCGTGGCGTGCAGATGAATATGCAATACCACGGCCGTCAGGTCATGCTGACCTACGAGATGCCGCTGGGCGAAATCGTGCTGGACTTCTTCGACAAGCTCAAGAGCGTCTCGCGCGGCTACGCCTCCATGGACTATGAGTTCAAGGAATATCGCGCCTCCGACGTGGTGAAGGTCGATATCTTGCTCAACGGCGAGAAGGTCGACGCCCTGTCCATCATCGTGCACCGTTCGCAGTCCGTGTATCGCGGCCGTGCCGTGGTGGCCAAGATGCGCGAGATCATCAGCCGCCAGATGTTCGACGTGGCCATTCAGGCCGCCATCGGCGCCAACATCATTGCGCGCGAGACCGTCAAGGCCATGCGCAAGAACGTGCTGGCCAAGTGCTACGGCGGCGACATCACGCGCAAGCGCAAGCTGCTCGAAAAGCAGAAGGCCGGCAAGAAGCGTATGAAGCAGATCGGTTCGGTGGAAGTGCCACAGGAAGCCTTCCTGGCCATTCTGCAAGTGGAGGATTGA
- the lepB gene encoding signal peptidase I — MQVMQWITAAILAAFVGYIAAWYTGSIEGNFALLLFLATMVTGVYWLAERFYFWPRRRAAAAALEQAAVERRAELDRMGIAKTDIEVSEDAKGRILMQPWWLDWTAGLFPVIAIVFVLRSFLFEPFKIPSGSMIPTLMVGDLILVNKFTYGIRLPVINKKITEGNKPQRGDVMVFRYPPQPTLDYIKRVVGVPGDEVAYLNKRLSINGKELPTRELPDFLDRDVMRYFKQFEETLGEQPHRAIVNSDVPAFIQGASNFDFKENCRYSVEGVTCKVPEGHYFMMGDNRDNSLDSRYWGFVPDQNIVGKAFFVWMNFGDLSRIGRFH; from the coding sequence ATGCAAGTCATGCAGTGGATCACGGCCGCCATCCTGGCGGCCTTTGTAGGCTATATCGCGGCCTGGTACACCGGCTCCATCGAAGGCAACTTCGCACTGCTGCTGTTTCTGGCAACCATGGTGACCGGGGTGTACTGGCTGGCCGAGCGCTTTTACTTCTGGCCTCGACGCCGCGCGGCTGCGGCTGCGCTGGAGCAGGCCGCAGTCGAGCGCCGCGCCGAGCTGGACCGCATGGGCATTGCCAAGACCGACATCGAAGTCTCCGAAGACGCCAAAGGTCGCATCCTCATGCAACCCTGGTGGCTGGATTGGACCGCCGGTCTGTTCCCGGTGATCGCCATCGTCTTCGTGCTGCGCTCCTTTCTGTTCGAGCCGTTCAAGATTCCCTCGGGCTCCATGATTCCGACGCTGATGGTGGGCGACCTGATCCTGGTCAACAAGTTCACCTACGGCATCCGCCTGCCCGTGATCAACAAGAAGATCACCGAAGGCAACAAGCCCCAGCGCGGCGATGTGATGGTGTTCCGCTACCCGCCCCAGCCCACGCTGGACTACATCAAGCGTGTGGTGGGCGTGCCCGGCGATGAGGTGGCCTATCTCAACAAGCGCCTGAGCATCAACGGCAAGGAGCTGCCCACCCGCGAGCTGCCGGACTTTCTGGACCGTGACGTGATGCGTTACTTCAAGCAGTTCGAGGAAACGCTGGGCGAGCAGCCGCACCGCGCCATCGTCAACAGCGATGTGCCGGCCTTCATCCAGGGAGCGAGCAATTTCGACTTCAAGGAAAACTGCCGCTACAGCGTTGAGGGCGTGACCTGCAAGGTGCCCGAGGGCCATTACTTCATGATGGGCGACAACCGCGACAACTCGCTGGACTCGCGCTACTGGGGTTTTGTGCCCGACCAGAACATCGTGGGCAAGGCCTTTTTTGTCTGGATGAACTTTGGTGACCTGAGCCGTATCGGCCGTTTCCACTGA
- a CDS encoding DUF4845 domain-containing protein, producing MKNLALRSRQRGLSFIGLVFLVAIIVAVAAIGAQSVPVFLEYQAITKAANKAAAEGSTVAEVKASFDRSASIDDFKSVSGNDLNVTKVNDKIVVGFEYSREIHLAGSAYLVYRFKK from the coding sequence ATGAAAAATCTGGCATTGCGCTCCAGGCAGCGTGGTCTGTCCTTCATCGGTCTGGTGTTTCTCGTGGCCATCATCGTGGCAGTTGCCGCAATTGGCGCACAATCGGTGCCCGTCTTCCTGGAGTACCAGGCCATCACCAAGGCGGCCAACAAGGCCGCCGCTGAAGGCAGTACCGTTGCCGAAGTCAAGGCCAGCTTCGATCGTTCGGCCTCCATTGATGATTTCAAGTCCGTCTCCGGCAACGATCTGAACGTGACCAAGGTCAACGACAAGATCGTCGTGGGCTTCGAGTATTCCCGTGAGATTCATCTGGCAGGCTCTGCCTACCTTGTTTACCGTTTCAAGAAATAG
- the rnc gene encoding ribonuclease III — MEPALVALQQRLQHQFANPALLQRAITHRSFSADNNERLEFLGDSVLSLAISSLLYAKLASMPEGDLSRVRANLVKEGTLHKIALKLQLPDLLRLGEGEAKSGGKQRPSILADAVEALIGAVYLDAGFAAGEKVVHHLFEGVDINPHMRAADKDPKTALQELLQGKRMKLPQYHVVEISGAAHKQTFKVECTIAEWNISAQGSGASRRMGEQAAAAALLEKVKAKNP, encoded by the coding sequence GTGGAACCTGCTCTAGTCGCTCTGCAGCAAAGGCTGCAACATCAATTTGCCAATCCGGCGCTGCTGCAGCGTGCCATCACGCACCGCAGCTTTTCGGCCGACAACAACGAGCGACTGGAGTTTCTGGGCGACTCGGTGCTGAGTCTGGCCATCTCCAGCTTGCTTTATGCCAAGCTGGCCTCCATGCCCGAAGGCGATCTCTCGCGCGTTCGGGCCAATCTCGTCAAGGAAGGCACGCTGCACAAGATTGCGCTGAAGCTGCAGCTGCCCGATCTGCTGCGCCTGGGTGAAGGCGAAGCCAAGTCCGGCGGCAAGCAGCGCCCGTCCATCCTGGCCGATGCCGTGGAGGCGCTGATCGGTGCCGTCTACCTCGATGCCGGCTTTGCCGCAGGCGAGAAAGTCGTCCACCACCTCTTTGAGGGCGTGGACATCAACCCCCATATGCGTGCGGCCGACAAAGACCCCAAGACCGCACTGCAGGAATTGCTACAGGGCAAGCGCATGAAGCTGCCGCAATACCATGTGGTGGAAATCAGTGGCGCGGCGCACAAGCAGACCTTCAAGGTCGAGTGCACGATTGCCGAATGGAATATCAGCGCCCAGGGCTCGGGAGCATCCCGCCGCATGGGCGAGCAGGCAGCCGCCGCTGCCTTGCTGGAAAAAGTGAAAGCCAAAAATCCATGA
- the era gene encoding GTPase Era, with protein sequence MTDAAKKKIAGTAGAEKAKGPKGPKSVTTDISDPSLDYISAMLAAAKPGSTPTAIRDQEEEAPARVYAPEEQRCGLIAIVGKPNVGKSTLMNALVGQKISITSRKAQTTRHRITGIRTKDETQFVFVDTPGFQTKHSTALNKSLNKTVMGAIGDVDLILFVVEAGSFTLADAKVLSLFKPGIPTLLIANKLDTVGRRAEIAPWLRDMQERHPFAEFVPMSAKNKKDIERMYGICAKYLPQQPWFYGEDELTDRSEKFLASETLREKLFRFTGDELPYTSTVVIDKFEEEPSPKFGRFMRVAATIVVERDGHKAMVIGQGGERLKRISTETRQELEKLLNAKVFLEVWVKVKSGWADDEARVKSFGYE encoded by the coding sequence ATGACCGATGCTGCTAAGAAAAAGATAGCGGGCACCGCAGGTGCAGAAAAAGCCAAGGGCCCAAAGGGCCCCAAGTCTGTGACTACCGATATCAGCGACCCCAGCCTGGACTACATCAGCGCCATGCTGGCCGCTGCCAAGCCCGGTAGCACGCCGACCGCGATCCGCGACCAGGAGGAAGAAGCTCCGGCGCGCGTCTACGCGCCCGAAGAGCAGCGCTGCGGCCTGATCGCCATCGTCGGCAAGCCCAATGTGGGCAAGTCCACGCTGATGAACGCGCTGGTGGGCCAGAAGATCTCCATCACTTCGCGCAAGGCCCAGACCACGCGCCACCGCATCACCGGCATCCGTACCAAGGACGAGACCCAGTTCGTCTTTGTGGATACCCCCGGTTTCCAGACCAAGCATTCCACCGCCCTGAACAAGTCGCTCAACAAGACCGTGATGGGCGCGATCGGCGATGTGGACCTGATCCTGTTCGTGGTGGAGGCGGGCAGCTTCACGCTGGCCGATGCCAAGGTGCTGAGCCTGTTCAAGCCCGGCATTCCCACGCTCTTGATCGCCAACAAGCTTGACACCGTGGGTCGCCGCGCCGAGATCGCGCCCTGGCTGCGCGATATGCAGGAGCGCCATCCTTTTGCCGAGTTCGTGCCCATGTCGGCCAAGAACAAAAAGGATATCGAGCGCATGTATGGCATCTGCGCCAAATACCTGCCGCAGCAGCCCTGGTTCTACGGTGAGGACGAACTGACCGACCGCAGCGAGAAGTTCCTGGCTTCCGAGACCCTGCGCGAGAAGCTGTTCCGCTTCACGGGCGACGAGCTGCCCTATACCTCCACCGTGGTCATCGACAAGTTCGAGGAAGAGCCCAGCCCCAAGTTCGGCCGCTTCATGCGCGTTGCCGCCACCATCGTGGTCGAGCGCGATGGCCACAAGGCCATGGTGATCGGCCAGGGCGGCGAGCGCCTCAAGCGCATCTCCACCGAAACCCGTCAGGAGCTGGAAAAGCTGCTCAACGCCAAGGTGTTCCTGGAAGTCTGGGTCAAGGTCAAGTCCGGCTGGGCCGACGATGAGGCCCGGGTCAAATCCTTCGGCTACGAGTAA
- the recO gene encoding DNA repair protein RecO: MASAKRVGDEPAYILHQYDWSESSLILEVFTRHRGRVALAAKGVKRHTSNFRPVLLPLQPLKLSYTLGAEGNAEIHSLKGAEWVGGHVMPQGDALWSGMYLNELLLRLLARDDPYTALFDIYAGVVRVLAGQHGGTTEAIEPVLRAFELVLLRELGHLPDLRQESATLSQLNSVLRYTLVADGGLRQAAGYERAALSGQQWQAIELALQAEQPFPRTLNALAEPEVAQALKPQLRHLLQYHCGSTMLRTRQLMMDLQSL, from the coding sequence ATGGCTAGCGCCAAACGCGTCGGCGACGAACCCGCATACATCCTGCACCAGTACGACTGGAGCGAATCCAGCCTGATCCTGGAGGTGTTCACGCGCCACCGCGGGCGCGTGGCGCTTGCGGCCAAGGGCGTCAAGCGCCATACCTCCAACTTTCGCCCTGTGCTGCTGCCGCTGCAGCCGCTCAAGCTCAGTTACACGCTGGGAGCAGAGGGCAATGCCGAGATTCATAGCCTGAAGGGGGCGGAATGGGTGGGCGGCCATGTCATGCCCCAGGGCGATGCGCTGTGGTCGGGCATGTACCTGAACGAGCTGCTGCTGCGCCTGCTGGCGCGCGATGACCCTTATACGGCGCTGTTCGATATCTATGCCGGCGTGGTGCGTGTGCTGGCTGGCCAGCATGGCGGCACCACCGAGGCCATCGAACCCGTGCTGCGGGCCTTCGAGCTGGTGCTGTTGCGTGAACTCGGCCATCTGCCCGATCTGAGGCAGGAAAGCGCAACGCTCAGCCAGCTCAATAGTGTTTTGCGTTACACCCTGGTGGCCGACGGCGGCCTGCGCCAGGCCGCCGGCTACGAGCGCGCGGCGCTGAGCGGCCAGCAGTGGCAGGCCATAGAGCTGGCGCTGCAGGCCGAGCAGCCATTTCCGCGAACCCTGAATGCGCTGGCCGAGCCCGAAGTGGCCCAGGCCCTGAAGCCGCAATTGCGTCATCTTCTGCAATACCATTGCGGCTCAACCATGCTGCGCACCCGCCAGCTGATGATGGATCTGCAATCGCTATGA